A single region of the Anticarsia gemmatalis isolate Benzon Research Colony breed Stoneville strain chromosome 19, ilAntGemm2 primary, whole genome shotgun sequence genome encodes:
- the LOC142981220 gene encoding patj homolog: MVRQTAMVLSTEWAQVEVVELTNDGNGLGFNLVGGRSTGVVIKYVLPGGVADKDGRLQSGDHVLQVGSVNLRGFTSEQVAAVLRQAGPAVRLLVARPADPAAALRAPLPGTALVPTKILADPELLDRHLIETGYGAVYDLSQCYTDYINGQNGDAEASIVAAAVSVIGDNPLQIPDHPIISDSISPTITITVPVELPNLPEVEIVHVDLNKNVYGLGITVAGYVCEKEELSGIFVKSIIEGSSAEQSGKIKINDRIIEVDGNSLADKTNPQAVEILRNTGISVHLVLERYLRGPKYEHLQLAIFNEERPTSPSPSTTTLSWFPVPSQADNSTVEIDPEPESNTTIDSGVLEVGDKEDEPTQEELDRRFDEILAIDKEDVKKKWVEEIGPDKEILIAEVNKLEGLGISLEGTVDVEGGQEVRPHHYIRSVLPEGPVGQEGSLSAGDELLEANEYRLHGLTHTEVVNILKNLPNRVRIVCARSSIDSGPRPLINLAPDREGFEARKIISGSLNNLTTLVKAQSDTSINTSSTATLTNHSGQSKKSRSLECVSGLAMWQSKEDIVELVKSDQGLGFSILDYQDPVDPQGTVIVVRSLVPGGVAEKHGDISPGDRVMSVNGVSIKNATLDQAVQALKGAPRGVVKVGVARPLPPHDSKSKSSTTLNTKAS, translated from the coding sequence ATGGTGAGACAAACCGCGATGGTGCTGAGTACCGAGTGGGCGCAGGTGGAAGTCGTCGAGCTCACCAATGATGGCAACGGTCTCGGGTTCAACCTGGTAGGCGGCCGGAGCACCGGTGTTGTGATCAAGTACGTGCTGCCCGGAGGCGTCGCGGACAAGGACGGACGGCTACAGAGCGGCGACCACGTCCTGCAGGTCGGCTCCGTCAACTTGCGCGGCTTCACGTCCGAGCAGGTCGCCGCGGTGTTGCGCCAGGCGGGGCCAGCCGTGCGGCTATTAGTCGCTCGGCCCGCCGATCCTGCGGCAGCGTTGCGGGCTCCCCTGCCCGGCACAGCTCTAGTACCCACGAAGATCCTCGCAGATCCCGAACTTCTCGACCGACATCTTATAGAAACAGGCTACGGTGCAGTGTATGATCTGTCTCAGTGCTACACAGATTACATCAATGGTCAGAATGGTGATGCCGAGGCGAGCATCGTGGCGGCCGCTGTGAGCGTGATCGGCGACAATCCCCTGCAGATACCCGACCACCCCATCATCTCTGACTCTATATCACCCACCATCACTATCACTGTGCCTGTGGAGCTGCCCAACTTGCCTGAGGTTGAGATAGTGCATGTGGATTTGAACAAGAATGTGTATGGACTGGGCATCACTGTAGCTGGTTATGTTTGTGAGAAAGAGGAACTATCTGGAATATTTGTGAAGAGTATTATTGAAGGCAGCAGTGCTGAACAAAGTGGTAAAATTAAGATTAATGATAGAATAATAGAAGTAGATGGTAACTCTTTAGCGGATAAGACTAACCCCCAAGCGGTTGAGATTTTAAGAAACACGGGCATATCTGTGCACTTAGTGTTAGAGAGATACTTGCGAGGTCCAAAGTACGAGCACCTTCAGCTGGCGATATTCAATGAGGAGCGTCCCACGTCCCCCTCACCGTCAACCACTACCTTGTCTTGGTTCCCAGTGCCTTCCCAAGCTGATAATAGTACAGTAGAGATAGACCCCGAGCCTGAGTCTAATACTACTATAGACTCTGGTGTGTTAGAGGTTGGAGACAAGGAGGACGAGCCCACACAGGAGGAGCTAGACAGAAGATTTGATGAGATATTGGCTATTGACAAGGAAGATGTAAAGAAAAAGTGGGTAGAAGAAATTGGTCctgataaagaaatattaatagctGAGGTCAATAAACTTGAAGGTCTTGGCATTAGTCTAGAGGGCACAGTTGATGTGGAAGGTGGTCAGGAAGTCAGACCACACCATTATATCAGATCTGTGCTCCCCGAAGGCCCTGTTGGGCAGGAAGGAAGTTTGTCTGCAGGTGACGAACTGCTAGAAGCTAATGAATACAGGCTTCACGGTTTAACTCATACTGAAGTTgtaaatatactgaaaaatCTTCCTAATAGAGTAAGAATAGTTTGTGCAAGGAGTAGCATAGACAGTGGTCCCCGACCGCTTATTAACTTAGCACCTGATAGAGAAGGATTTGAAGCAAGAAAGATAATTTctggcagcttgaacaacttgacAACACTAGTCAAAGCTCAGTCAGACACTTCTATCAACACTTCCAGTACTGCAACACTCACTAATCACTCCGGACAATCTAAGAAGTCTAGATCATTAGAGTGTGTGTCAGGCTTAGCCATGTGGCAGAGTAAAGAGGATATTGTGGAGCTGGTGAAGAGTGACCAAGGGTTAGGCTTCTCTATATTGGACTACCAGGACCCAGTGGACCCTCAAGGAACTGTCATAGTAGTGAGGAGTTTGGTGCCAGGTGGAGTAGCGGAGAAACATGGTGATATTTCACCTGGTGATCGTGTGATGTCAGTGAATGGAGTCAGTATTAAAAATGCGACGTTAGATCAGGCTGTGCAAGCTTTGAAGGGTGCTCCGAGAGGTGTGGTGAAGGTCGGCGTGGCTAGGCCTTTGCCCCCTCACGACTCGAAGTCTAAGAGTAGCACGACACTGAACACGAAGGCGAGTTAA